The Oncorhynchus kisutch isolate 150728-3 linkage group LG20, Okis_V2, whole genome shotgun sequence genome has a segment encoding these proteins:
- the LOC116355425 gene encoding probable basic-leucine zipper transcription factor N, whose translation MAVVIGIAFSVSWLCCLLIGGLTFSTSEGDWSPALDSNAAWLYAGSLRSLGYGNYKSQMQAQQKHPAAILRKELAPMQPQQVWYPVQMPLHQKQLAAEAQQQRQPTTVPQQVWHPPQMALQQRQTTAVPQQLWHPPQMALQQKQPTAVPQQVWHPSQMPLQTTTVPQQVWHPPQMPLQHIQPTGVPQQVWLPPQLPLQQNRSN comes from the exons ATGGCCGTGGTGATTGGAATCGCTTTCAG CGTTTCTTGGCTTTGTTGCCTGCTAATTGGAGGGTTAACGTTTTCTACATCAGAAG GTGATTGGTCTCCTGCACTGGATTCTAATGCAGCATGGCTCTATGCAGGATCACTTCGGTCTCTAGGATATGGCAATTATAAATCTCAAATGCAAGCGCAACAGAAACATCCGGCTGCCATCCTGCGGAAGGAACTGGCCCCCATGCAACCTCAGCAAGTGTGGTATCCAGTTCAAATGCCCCTGCATCAGAAGCAACTGGCCGCAGAAGCTCAGCAGCAGAGGCAACCGACAactgtgccccagcaagtgtggcatcctcctcAAATGGCCCTGCAGCAGAGGCAaacgaccgccgtgccccagcaattgtggcatcctcctcaaatggccctgcagcagaagcaaccaaccgccgtgccccagcaagtatGGCATCCTTCTCAAATGCCACTGCAAACAACCactgtgccccagcaagtgtggcatcctcctcaaatgcccctgcagcataTTCAACCGACCggcgtgccccagcaagtgtggcttcCTCCTCAattgcccctgcagcagaa cagaagcaactga
- the LOC116355529 gene encoding transcription factor SPT20 homolog has protein sequence MPLQQKQPTAMPQQVWHPSQKALQQKQLMPQQLWHPRQMPLRHKQTTDVPQQVWHPAQFPQQKQLAPMPLLQKEPTTIAQQPQQVWHPAQMSKNRTPTEPQQKQPSTTPQQAWHPAQIPLQQKQPATEPQQKELTAMPQKLQASILQQPPLVWHPSQFPQQQKELAVEPQQQKELAVEPQQQKELAVEPQQQKELAVEPQQQKELAVEPQQQKELAVEPQQQKELAVEPQQERYPSQMAQQLINPVPQQLWHVGQISQQQLAPLSQQKHYESTEDDASGSSQASIEQSGVIPISSYSSKSHYKNGRTVFSQISYTPWEAMPVDSGNAPKDGYVGIGAPSIYPTLVKDSAREI, from the exons atgcccctgcagcagaagcaaccgaccgccatgccccagcaagtgtggcatccttctCAAAAggccctgcagcagaagcaactgaTGCCCCAGCAATTGTGGCATCCTCGTCAAATGCCGCTGAGGCATAAGCAAACGACCgacgtgccccagcaagtgtggcatcctgctcAGTTTCCCCAGCAGAAGCAACTGGCCCCTATGCCTCTACTGCAGAAGGAACCAACCACCATAGCCCAGCAACCTCAGCaggtgtggcatccagctcaaatgtcCAAGAATCGAACACCCACTGAACCTCAGCAGAAGCAACCATCCACCACGCCCCAGCAAgcgtggcatccagctcaaattcccctgcagcagaagcaaccggccACTGAACCTCAACAGAAGGAGCTGACCGCCATGCCACAGAAGCTACAGGCCTCCATTCTCCAGCAGCCTCCGCTCGTGTGGCATCCATCTCAATTtccccagcagcagaaggaactggcagtcgagccccagcagcagaaggaactggcagtcgagccccagcagcagaaggaactggcagtcgagccccagcagcagaaggaactggcagtcgagccccagcagcagaaggaactggcagtcgagccccagcagcagaaggaactggcagtcgagccccagcagcagaaggaactggcagtcgagcctcAGCAAGAAAGGTATCCATCTCAAATGGCTCAGCAGCTAATCAACCCCGTTCCTCAGCAATTATGGCATGTAGGGCAAATTTCCCAGCAGCAACTGGCCCCATTGTCTCAGCAGAAGCACTACGAAAGCACTGAAGATGATGCCTCTGGTAGTTCTCAGGCCAGCATTGAACAGTCAGGTGTCATCCCAATCTCTTCCTACAGTTCCAAATCGCACTACAAGAATGGCAGAACTGTCTTTTCCCAAATCAGCTACACTCCTTGGGAGGCAATGCCTGTTGACAGTGGAAATGCTCCCAAGGACGGTTATGTTGGCATTGGTGCACCAAGCATATATCCAACACTAGTGAAGGATTCTGCAAG GGAAATATAA